Proteins encoded by one window of Nicotiana tabacum cultivar K326 chromosome 10, ASM71507v2, whole genome shotgun sequence:
- the LOC107816415 gene encoding uncharacterized protein LOC107816415 isoform X1 yields MQQKIEEMEERMQQRMHEKLNEQKDVMEQNITMNVIARLQRLNSDLRLDPDMLRFNSRSLIDASSVQQAAIQLNNRPSAGSNNQDNSIRESNDDINNFWDYVIAIIKEAVCCISSLCLAEDSDEDMSDCIYFIPVDLLKSSKPYVEALKALPSVLSFSWELDAFVKDFVC; encoded by the exons ATGCAGCAGAAAATAGAGGAAATGGAAGAGAGGATGCAACAAAGAATGCATGAAAAGTTGAACGAACAAAAGGATGTCATGGAACAAAATATTACAATGAACGTCATTGCACGACTTCAGCGTCTGAACTCAGATTTGCGACTTGATCCTGACATGCTAAGGTTCAATTCACGTTCACTTATAGATGCTTCCTCTGTACAACAAGCTGCTATTCAACTAAACAATCGACCATCTGCTGGTAGTAACAATCAAG ACAACTCTATTCGTGAGTCCAACGACGACATCAACAATTTCTGGGATTATGTCATAGCTATAATAAAAGAAGCAGTATGTTGTATCTCTTCACTTTGTTTGGCAGAGGATTCGGATGAGGATATGTCTGATTGCATTTATTTCATCCCTGTAGATCTGCTAAAGAGCAGTAAACCTTATGTTGAAGCCTTGAAAGCTTTACCCTCAGTGCTAAGCTTCAGTTGGGAATTGGATGCCTTTGTAAAGGACTTTGTTTGTTAG
- the LOC107824261 gene encoding cleavage and polyadenylation specificity factor subunit 3-I-like yields MASTGQPQSTLKRPSSAVNREGDKLIITPLGAGNEVGRSCVYMSFKGKTVLFDCGIHPAYPGMAALPYFDEIDPSTIDVLLITQ; encoded by the exons ATGGCATCTACTGGACAACCACAGTCAACTTTGAAGAGACCTAGTTCTGCAGTTAACAGAGAAGGAGATAAACTCATTATCACTCCTTTAGGGGCTGGAAATGAAGTGGGGCGGTCCTGTGTTTACATGTCTTTCAAAGGGAAAACAGTCTTG TTTGACTGTGGCATTCATCCAGCTTACCCAGGCATGGCTGCTTTGCCGTATTTTGATGAAATTGATCCTTCAACCATTGACGTTCTTCTCATTACCCAGTAA
- the LOC107816415 gene encoding uncharacterized protein LOC107816415 isoform X2 — MQQKIEEMEERMQQRMHEKLNEQKDVMEQNITMNVIARLQRLNSDLRLDPDMLRFNSRSLIDASSVQQAAIQLNNRPSAGSNNQDLLKSSKPYVEALKALPSVLSFSWELDAFVKDFVC; from the exons ATGCAGCAGAAAATAGAGGAAATGGAAGAGAGGATGCAACAAAGAATGCATGAAAAGTTGAACGAACAAAAGGATGTCATGGAACAAAATATTACAATGAACGTCATTGCACGACTTCAGCGTCTGAACTCAGATTTGCGACTTGATCCTGACATGCTAAGGTTCAATTCACGTTCACTTATAGATGCTTCCTCTGTACAACAAGCTGCTATTCAACTAAACAATCGACCATCTGCTGGTAGTAACAATCAAG ATCTGCTAAAGAGCAGTAAACCTTATGTTGAAGCCTTGAAAGCTTTACCCTCAGTGCTAAGCTTCAGTTGGGAATTGGATGCCTTTGTAAAGGACTTTGTTTGTTAG
- the LOC107816415 gene encoding uncharacterized protein LOC107816415 isoform X3, whose product MQQKIEEMEERMQQRMHEKLNEQKDVMEQNITMNVIARLQRLNSDLRLDPDMLRFNSRSLIDASSVQQAAIQLNNRPSAGSNNQDGVDQEMDDEDDEELDLT is encoded by the exons ATGCAGCAGAAAATAGAGGAAATGGAAGAGAGGATGCAACAAAGAATGCATGAAAAGTTGAACGAACAAAAGGATGTCATGGAACAAAATATTACAATGAACGTCATTGCACGACTTCAGCGTCTGAACTCAGATTTGCGACTTGATCCTGACATGCTAAGGTTCAATTCACGTTCACTTATAGATGCTTCCTCTGTACAACAAGCTGCTATTCAACTAAACAATCGACCATCTGCTGGTAGTAACAATCAAG ATGGGGTAGATCAAGAAAtggatgatgaagatgatgaagaacTAGACCTtacttga